One Setaria italica strain Yugu1 chromosome I, Setaria_italica_v2.0, whole genome shotgun sequence DNA window includes the following coding sequences:
- the LOC101784773 gene encoding putative cyclin-dependent kinase F-2 gives MAPAKFVVPAVGTLPAYRVDGQLLGDPIPARTGVSNQFDPISGLVEEEVVVAAPVSPRGRPVVVPALAAAPGGVVVAEAPRWRWRSGDLWFNVVILAFILVVFCALLAAYILLDHPGVDGLVDAAHVLGFSADSMIDSSLIRLGEGAFGAVVKARHRATGRIVAIKRVGKAHGGHAALLREARFLEETSGGGANPFVVGFHGVVRRPDAFDLSLVMECVGPSLHNLLRQRPRGSPPLPESMVRAAMWQLLTGAKKMHGGHIVHRDIKPANILVGDDHRIVKLCDFGLAMSTDERPPYKPAGTLWYMAPEMLLEKPDYDERVDIWSLGCVMAELINNGSPLFQGFYGEGQLCAIFDVLGTPDDSTWPWFSSTAFATVVMPELDMQRENNLRELIPESKLSKEGFDVLSGLLTCNPEKRLTAAAALKHPWFDKIDVLELPKKEEFASPMSLQTKRRRMHAV, from the exons ATGGCGCCGGCGAAGTTCGTTGTCCCCGCCGTAGGGACGCTCCCGGCGTACCGCGTCGACGGGCAGCTCTTGGGCGACCCGATCCCCGCGAGGACGGGCGTGTCCAATCAGTTCGATCCCATCAGTGGTTtggtcgaggaggaggtggtggttgcGGCGCCGGTCTCTCCGCGTGGTCGGCCGGTCGTGGTTCCGGCGCTGGCTGCCGCTCCCGGCGGTGTGGTGGTCGCGGAAGccccgaggtggaggtggaggagcggcgACCTGTGGTTCAACGTCGTCATCCTGGCATTCATATTGGTGGTGTTCTGCGCCCTGCTGGCGGCCTACATCCTGCTGGATCACCCGGGCGTGGACGGCCTCGTCGACGCGGCCCACG TACTAGGTTTTTCTGCTGATTCAATGATTGATTCTTCGTTGAT CCGCCTCGGCGAGGGGGCCTTCGGCGCGGTCGTCAAGGCTCGCCACCGCGCCACGGGCCGGATCGTCGCCATCAAGCGCGTCGGCAAGGCCCACGGCGGGCACGCCGCGCTGCTGCGCGAGGCGCGCTTCCTCGAGgagacgagcggcggcggcgccaaccCGTTCGTCGTCGGCTTCCACGGCGTCGTCCGCCGCCCGGATGCCTTTGACCTCAGCCTCGTCATGGAGTGCGTGGGCCCAAGCCTCCACAACCTCCTCCGCCAGCGCCCCCGCGGGAGCCCGCCGCTGCCCGAGTCCATGGTGCGCGCCGCCATGTGGCAGCTGCTCACGGGCGCCAAGAAGATGCACGGCGGCCACATCGTGCACCGCGACATCAAGCCCGCCAAcatcctcgtcggcgacgaTCACCGCATCGTCAAGCTCTGCGACTTTGGCCTCGCCATGTCCACGGACGAGCGGCCTCCGTACAAGCCGGCCGGCACGCTGTGGTACATGGCGCCGGAGATGCTGCTGGAGAagcccgactacgacgagcgcgTCGACATCTGGTCCCTCGGCTGCGTCATGGCAGAGCTCATCAACAACGGGAGTCCTTTGTTCCAAGGCTTCTACGGTGAAGGACAGCTCTGCGCCATCTTCGACGTGCTGGGCACGCCTGATGACAGTACATGGCCGTGGTTCTCATCCACGGCGTTCGCCACCGTGGTGATGCCGGAGCTGGACATGCAGCGGGAAAACAACCTACGCGAGCTGATTCCCGAGTCGAAGCTGTCCAAGGAAGGATTCGATGTCCTCAGCGGCCTCCTCACGTGCAACCCGGAGAAGAGGCTCACGGCAGCCGCGGCGCTCAAACACCCATGGTTCGACAAGATCGACGTGCTGGAGCTGCCAAAGAAAGAAGAGTTTGCATCGCCGATGTCCTTGCAGACCAAGAGACGGAGGATGCATGCTGTGTAA
- the LOC101783147 gene encoding uncharacterized protein LOC101783147, with amino-acid sequence MGGFVDPFVPAPAWPQDMVFTGTSWSGSASSLADSAGTYLAAAPDEDTEFHLQNRSKPVFLNGNAKEILSSVELHEQFLQAQLQDDVTQGLNFEMDGALMASTLGSVLSTPSAISLADSAPVVCSSNDSSGSEQSGLPQFLLGEQSVPSAAWPSTFMQIPSLVGEETSKSFGFGAVCNDDLLREACAADGKNYPQLGNMPSVPLQLHNDVEFNTGKMLSFAPGPGQQVNTNFEDLQISQKEFSSLHHLNLSSLVSGQLSSFNATGVAHNPKQSNEVSSGKNGLNAPPFMARSEVPNGSGIAANGAPKPRVRARRGQATDPHSIAERLRREKISDRMKNLQELVPNSNRTDKASMLDEIIDYVKFLQLQVKVLSMSRLGATEAVVPLLTESQTESSSGGLLLSPRSGRQQAGRSSLLGQSELRDGASFEQEVMQLMENNMTTAMQYLQSKGLCLMPIALASAISDQKGTSSEAVRPVNSGATDEEDGAGGENHDAKEMLRGLNAFGSAREMKSRA; translated from the exons ATGGGTGGCTTCGTGGACCCCTTCGTTCCAGCGCCGGCGTGGCCTCAGGACATGGTGTTCACTGGCACATCCTGGTCAGGCAGCGCTTCCTCTCTTGCTGACTCAGCAGGGACATACTTGGCAGCTGCACCAGATGAAGACACAGAGTTTCACCTCCAGAACAGGTCCAAGCCTGTGTTCTTGAACGGCAACGCGAAAGAGATCTTGTCGTCTGTGGAGCTGCACGAGCAGTTCTTGCAAGCGCAGTTGCAGGACGACGTGACGCAGGGCCTGAACTTTGAAATGGACGGTGCTCTCATGGCCAGCACGCTGGGCTCGGTCCTGAGCACGCCCTCTGCCATATCACTTGCCGACAGCGCTCCTGTGGTGTGCAGCTCCAATGACAGCAGCGGTAGCGAGCAGTCCGGCCTGCCGCAGTTCCTCCTGGGAGAGCAGTCTGTGCCATCTGCTGCGTGGCCGTCAACTTTCATGCAGATTCCTTCGTTGGTTGGGGAAGAAACATCGAAGAGCTTCGGCTTCGGTGCGGTTTGCAATGATGATCTTCTGCGTGAGGCCTGCGCTGCAGATGGGAAGAACTATCCACAGCTAGGCAACATGCCCTCTGTACCACTGCAGCTACAT AATGATGTTGAGTTCAACACTGGAAAGATGCTCTCTTTCGCTCCGGGTCCTGGGCAGCAAGTGAATACAAACTTTGAGGATCTGCAGATCAGTCAAAAG GAATTCAGCAGTCTGCATCACCTGAACCTCTCCTCGCTGGTTTCTGGGCAGCTTTCATCGTTTAATGCTACAGGAGTAGCGCATAATCCTAAACAG TCCAATGAAGTCAGCAGTGGAAAGAATGGATTGAATGCGCCGCCGTTCATGGCTCGATCAGAAGTGCCGAATGGCAGTGGGATTGCTGCGAATGGAGCTCCCAAGCCACGCGTCAGAGCTCGCCGAGGCCAGGCCACTGATCCACACAGCATTGCAGAGAGG CTCCGAAGGGAGAAGATCTCTGACAGGATGAAGAATTTACAGGAGCTCGTCCCAAACTCCAACAGG ACTGACAAGGCATCCATGCTCGACGAAATCATCGACTACGTCAAATTTCTCCAGCTGCAAGTCAAG GTTCTTAGCATGAGTAGGCTGGGCGCAACGGAAGCCGTCGTCCCGCTCTTGACAGAGTCTCAGACTGAG AGCTCCTCCGGTGGTCTCCTTCTGTCCCCGAGATCAGGCAGGCAGCAGGCGGGCAGGAGCAGCCTGCTCGGGCAGTCCGAGCTCCGGGACGGTGCGTCTTTCGAGCAGGAGGTGATGCAGCTGATGGAGAACAACATGACGACGGCGATGCAGTACCTGCAGAGCAAGGGCCTGTGCCTCATGCCGATCGCGCTGGCGTCAGCGATATCTGACCAGAAGGGGACATCCTCGGAGGCTGTCCGGCCGGTAAACAGTGGTGCCACGgacgaagaagatggcgccggCGGTGAGAATCATGATGCGAAGGAGATGCTGCGCGGGCTGAATGCGTTTGGCAGTGCGAGGGAGATGAAGTCCAGGGCCTAA
- the LOC101785168 gene encoding putative cyclin-F2-1 yields the protein MCAVAPLALPALAGVAPRAVPVFHAGSTVATYADGGAPAVMRGYGGYEDVGADIDALLRDIHAAVLQRTPPGHAPQPVAAGADQPVNHDDFDLEPVLRDIRSIRIPAARFAGPDPVNSAVGTPTTPLASLPAPFSYGDAAAEDAADSAASTTTTQTSPNKQQDPGQIYDAEIDATFRAMEQDPAERPSALYLWTVQEGVITLADRANVVAWMYNFVGYYGLAPGTLHRAVSYVDRFLLSRKVNGYNVSGHLLLLGSVAVFTAAKYEDRRATLALNADGIACWHVGCSRRDVVDAERALCAALGCRLSGPTAYTFVEHFTRHGNDGGGADEGSTTVRSLAHHLADVALLDYRCIRFLPSTVAASAIALATLSMNPAASWSDDEIRVTGYTLEDLATCMDEIEETHGLQGAWPGCAQMTEDYMRSYGLLPH from the coding sequence ATGTGCGCCGTCGCCCCCTTAGCTCTTCCTGCCCTCGCCGGCGTCGCTCCTCGCGCCGTGCCCGTCTTCCACGCGGGGAGCACGGTGGCGACGTACGCTGACGGCGGCGCTCCTGCCGTGATGCGCGGGTACGGCGGCTATGAAGACGTTGGCGCCGACATCGACGCGCTGCTCCGCGACATCCACGCCGCCGTGCTCCAGCGCACACCTCCCGGCCACGCGCCCCAGCCCGTGGCCGCTGGCGCCGACCAGCCGGTCAACCACGACGACTTCGACCTCGAGCCCGTCCTCCGCGACATCCGGAGCATCCGCATTCCGGCCGCCAGGTTTGCTGGTCCCGACCCCGTGAACTCTGCCGTCGGCACTCCGACGACGCCCTTAGCGAGCCTTCCAGCGCCGTTCAGCTACGGCGACGCTgccgccgaggacgccgccgacTCCGCCGCCAGCACGACCACCACCCAGACCTCTCCCAACAAGCAGCAGGATCCCGGCCAAATCTACGACGCCGAGATAGACGCCACCTTCCGGGCCATGGAGCAGGACCCAGCGGAGCGGCCGTCGGCGCTCTACCTTTGGACGGTCCAGGAGGGGGTCATCACCCTGGCCGACCGCGCTAACGTCGTGGCGTGGATGTACAACTTCGTCGGCTACTACGGCCTCGCCCCGGGCACGCTCCACCGCGCAGTCTCCTACGTCGACCGCTTCCTGTTATCAAGGAAGGTCAACGGCTACAACGtctccggccatctcctcctcctcggctcaGTGGCCGTGTTCACCGCGGCCAAGTACGAGGACCGGCGCGCCACCCTGGCGCTCAACGCCGACGGCATCGCCTGCTGGCACGTCGGGTGCTCCCGCCGCGACGTCGTCGACGCGGAGCGCGCCCTGTGCGCCGCGTTGGGGTGCCGCCTGAGCGGGCCCACCGCCTACACCTTCGTCGAGCACTTCACCAGGCACGGCAACGATGGCGGCGGTGCCGACGAGGGCTCGACGACGGTGAGGTCCCTGGCGCACCACCTGGCCGACGTGGCTCTGCTGGACTACCGGTGCATCCGGTTCCTGCCGTCCACCGTGGCGGCGTCCGCGATCGCCCTGGCGACGCTGAGCATGAACCCCGCGGCGTCGTGGAGCGACGACGAGATCAGGGTGACGGGGTACACGCTCGAGGACCTAGCGACGTGCATGGACGAGATCGAGGAGACGCATGGGCTACAGGGCGCGTGGCCAGGTTGCGCCCAGATGACGGAGGACTACATGCGCAGCTACGGCTTGCTGCCTCACTGA
- the LOC101785577 gene encoding putative cyclin-F2-1 gives MCAVAPFALPALAGVAPRAVPVFHAGSTMATYADGGAPAAMRGYGGYEDVGADIDALLRDIHAAVLQRTPPGHAPQPVAAGADQPVNHADFNLEPVLRVIRSIRIPAAGFAGPDPVDSAVGTPTTPLASLPAPLSYGDAAAEDAADSAASTTTTQTSPKKQKDPGQIYDAEIDATFRAMEQDPAERPSALYLWTVQEGVITLADRANVVAWMYNFVGYYGLAPGTLHRAVSYVDRFLSSRKVNGYNVSGHLLLLGSVAVFTAAKYEDRRATLALNADGIACWHVGCSRRDVVDAERALCAALGCRLSGPTAYTFVEHFTRHGNDGGGADEGSTTVRSLAHHLADVALLDYRCIRFLPSTVAASAIALATLSMNPAASWSDDEIRVTGYTLEDLATCMDEIEETHGLQGAWPGCAQMTEDYMRSYGLLPH, from the coding sequence ATGTGCGCCGTCGCCCCCTTCGCTCTTCCTGCCCTCGCCGGCGTCGCTCCTCGCGCCGTGCCCGTCTTCCACGCGGGGAGCACGATGGCGACGTACGCTGACGGCGGCGCTCCTGCCGCGATGCGCGGGTACGGCGGCTATGAAGACGTTGGCGCCGACATCGACGCGCTGCTCCGCGACATCCACGCCGCCGTGCTCCAGCGCACGCCTCCCGGCCACGCGCCCCAGCCCGTGGCCGCTGGCGCCGACCAGCCGGTCAACCACGCCGACTTCAACCTCGAGCCCGTCCTCCGCGTCATCCGGAGCATCCGCATTCCGGCCGCCGGGTTTGCTGGTCCCGACCCCGTGGACTCTGCCGTCGGCACTCCGACGACGCCCTTAGCGAGCCTTCCAGCGCCGCTCAGCTACGGCGACGCTgccgccgaggacgccgccgacTCCGCCGCCAGCACGACCACCACCCAGACCTCTCCCAAGAAGCAGAAGGATCCCGGCCAAATCTACGACGCCGAGATCGACGCCACCTTCCGGGCCATGGAGCAGGACCCAGCGGAGCGGCCGTCGGCGCTCTACCTTTGGACGGTCCAGGAGGGGGTCATCACCCTGGCCGACCGCGCTAACGTCGTGGCGTGGATGTACAACTTCGTCGGCTACTACGGCCTCGCCCCGGGCACGCTCCACCGCGCAGTCTCCTACGTCGACCGCTTCCTGTCATCAAGGAAGGTCAACGGCTACAACGtctccggccatctcctcctcctcggctcaGTGGCCGTGTTCACCGCGGCCAAGTACGAGGACCGGCGCGCCACCCTGGCGCTCAACGCCGACGGCATCGCCTGCTGGCACGTCGGGTGCTCCCGCCGCGACGTCGTCGACGCGGAGCGCGCCCTGTGCGCCGCGTTGGGGTGCCGCCTGAGCGGGCCCACCGCTTACACCTTCGTCGAGCACTTCACCAGGCACGGcaacgatggcggcggcgccgacgagggcTCGACGACGGTGAGGTCCCTGGCGCACCACCTGGCCGACGTGGCTCTGCTGGACTACCGGTGCATCCGGTTCCTGCCGTCCACCGTGGCGGCGTCCGCGATCGCCCTGGCGACGCTGAGCATGAACCCCGCGGCGTCGTGGAGCGACGACGAGATCAGGGTGACGGGGTACACGCTCGAGGACCTAGCGACGTGCATGGACGAGATCGAGGAGACGCATGGGCTACAGGGCGCGTGGCCAGGTTGCGCCCAGATGACGGAGGACTACATGCGCAGCTACGGCTTGCTGCCTCACTGA